Proteins encoded in a region of the Bradyrhizobium sp. CB3481 genome:
- a CDS encoding adenylate/guanylate cyclase domain-containing protein, whose translation MDGPTAQLLERRWGAVLTADVVEYSRLTSLNEEQTYLRYKAHRRELIDPMTAEYRARFVKSTGDGILAEFETALDAVWCAIQVQQQMVERCKGESGDRRIVFRMGLSCGNIIADKEDIYGHDVNVAARLQTVAPAGGIAMTDRVAELVGPSLSLPLEDLGIQKFRNMCLPVRVFQCRVLGEVAS comes from the coding sequence GTGGACGGCCCGACCGCGCAACTACTGGAGCGGAGATGGGGCGCGGTTCTCACCGCCGATGTCGTCGAATATTCACGGTTGACGAGCCTGAATGAAGAGCAAACCTATTTGCGCTACAAGGCTCATCGTCGAGAGCTGATCGATCCGATGACCGCCGAATACCGGGCCAGATTTGTGAAATCGACTGGCGACGGCATATTGGCTGAATTCGAGACGGCCCTCGACGCCGTGTGGTGCGCCATCCAGGTTCAGCAGCAGATGGTCGAACGCTGCAAGGGCGAGAGCGGCGATCGCCGAATCGTCTTCCGCATGGGACTGAGCTGCGGCAACATCATTGCCGATAAGGAAGACATCTACGGCCACGATGTCAACGTCGCGGCGCGGCTGCAAACCGTTGCGCCGGCTGGCGGAATCGCGATGACCGACAGGGTTGCCGAGTTGGTGGGCCCCAGCCTCTCGTTGCCGCTGGAAGATTTGGGAATTCAGAAATTCCGAAATATGTGCCTTCCGGTACGCGTCTTTCAGTGCCGCGTTCTGGGTGAGGTGGCTTCTTAA
- a CDS encoding multidrug efflux RND transporter permease subunit: MISKFFIERPVLSNVIAILMILIGGVCLFRLAVAQYPEVVPPTVQVTTRYPGASAKTVIDTVALPIEQQVNGVEDMLYMQSYSGSDGSYSLTVTFKIGTDLNFAQVLVQNRVSSALAQLPQSVQNQGVTVQKKSTAILLFVTLTSPKSTYDSLFLSNYATINIRDELSRLPGVGNVTVFGAGQYSMRVWLDPNKLYARNLMPQDVISAIQQQSQQVTAGQVGAPPAPAGQSFQYTLNVAGRLDDVSEFENVIVKTGSSGDVTRVRDVGWVELGAQTYSQQFSLNNKPATGIGVFQSPGANALEVEQAVKKKMEQLSKSFPQDVVYDTPFDTTKFVSESINEVYKTLIEAGLLVLIVILVFLQDWRAMLVPATTVPVTIIGAFAAMAALGFTVNISTLFAIVLAIGIVVDDAIVVVEGAAHNIEKGMSGHDAAISAMDALFAPIVGITLVLISVFLPSAFLPGLTGRMYAQFALVIAATALLSAINAATLKPTQCALWLRPPAPPEQRNFFYRGFNAAYNRIEAWYSRLIARLVAHSNVSVIGALILIAIGGYGLSRVPTGFIPIEDQGYLLVAVQLPDGASLDRTQRVLTRVSEITGKSPGVEQVITIAGISALDNSSSLANAGVAYLILKEWSARGQGEDLRSLFVGLNEKLSVIDEARILVVPPPPIQGIGNAAGFAMQVQLRDGNSDFSKLQAITGAIVANAGTQSALQRVSSPFRSMVPQFDVEVDRVKAQTMHVTTDQVFSTLSSYMGSSYVNQFNKFGRTFQVYAQGDAQFRLTPRDIERLTVRNSQGDMIPLGAVAKITPAVGPSLISLYNLYPSATIIGLPATGYSSGQSMTLMEEIAAKTLPQGTGFEWTAMSYQEKVVGGQIYWAFGLALLLVYLVLAGQYESWYAPISVILAVPLSLLGPMLVLTSLRIENNLYTQIGIILLIALSAKNAILIVEVALELHVRDRKPLLESAVNAARARFRPILMTSFAFILGVVPLVLATGAGANARKSIGITVFSGMLASTCLAVLFVPTFFVVIQRFENWLKERKAKKAGGPTTQRAVADTGAGS, encoded by the coding sequence ATGATTTCAAAATTCTTCATCGAACGGCCCGTTCTTTCCAACGTCATCGCCATCCTGATGATCCTGATCGGCGGCGTCTGCCTGTTCCGCCTTGCTGTCGCGCAATATCCCGAGGTCGTGCCGCCGACGGTGCAGGTGACGACCCGCTATCCCGGCGCCAGCGCGAAAACCGTGATCGATACGGTAGCGCTGCCGATCGAGCAGCAGGTCAACGGCGTCGAGGACATGCTCTACATGCAGTCCTACAGCGGCTCCGACGGTTCCTATTCGTTGACGGTGACGTTCAAGATCGGCACCGACCTCAATTTCGCGCAGGTCCTGGTACAGAACCGGGTGTCGAGCGCGCTGGCGCAGTTGCCGCAATCAGTGCAGAACCAGGGCGTCACCGTGCAGAAGAAGTCGACGGCGATCCTGCTGTTCGTGACCCTGACCTCGCCGAAATCGACCTATGACAGCCTGTTCCTTTCGAACTATGCCACCATCAATATTCGCGACGAGCTGTCGCGCCTGCCCGGCGTCGGCAACGTCACGGTGTTCGGCGCCGGCCAGTATTCGATGCGGGTCTGGCTCGACCCGAACAAGCTCTATGCGCGCAACTTGATGCCGCAGGACGTCATTTCGGCGATCCAGCAGCAGAGCCAGCAGGTCACCGCCGGACAGGTCGGCGCGCCGCCGGCGCCTGCCGGGCAGTCGTTTCAATATACGCTGAATGTCGCCGGACGGCTCGACGACGTCAGCGAGTTCGAAAACGTGATCGTCAAGACTGGCAGCAGCGGCGACGTCACGCGGGTGCGCGACGTCGGCTGGGTCGAGCTCGGCGCCCAGACCTACAGCCAGCAGTTTTCGCTGAACAACAAGCCGGCGACCGGCATCGGTGTATTCCAGTCGCCCGGCGCCAACGCGCTGGAGGTCGAGCAGGCCGTCAAGAAGAAGATGGAACAGCTGTCGAAGTCGTTCCCACAGGATGTGGTCTACGATACGCCGTTCGACACTACCAAATTCGTCTCCGAATCGATCAACGAGGTCTACAAGACGCTGATCGAGGCCGGCTTGCTTGTGCTGATCGTGATCCTGGTCTTCCTGCAGGACTGGCGCGCAATGCTGGTGCCGGCGACGACGGTGCCGGTGACGATCATCGGCGCCTTCGCGGCGATGGCGGCGCTCGGCTTCACCGTCAATATCTCGACGCTGTTTGCGATCGTACTTGCGATCGGCATCGTGGTCGATGACGCCATCGTCGTGGTCGAAGGCGCGGCCCACAATATCGAGAAGGGGATGTCCGGCCATGATGCGGCGATCAGCGCGATGGACGCGCTGTTTGCGCCGATCGTCGGCATCACGCTGGTGCTGATCTCGGTGTTCCTGCCGTCGGCGTTCCTGCCGGGATTGACGGGACGGATGTACGCCCAGTTCGCACTGGTGATCGCCGCGACCGCGCTGCTCAGCGCCATCAATGCGGCGACGCTGAAGCCGACGCAGTGCGCGCTGTGGCTGCGCCCGCCCGCGCCGCCGGAGCAGCGCAACTTCTTTTACCGTGGCTTCAACGCGGCCTATAACCGTATCGAAGCCTGGTATAGCCGGTTGATCGCCCGCCTGGTCGCGCACAGCAACGTCTCGGTGATCGGAGCGTTGATCCTGATCGCGATCGGCGGCTATGGCCTGTCGCGAGTGCCGACCGGCTTCATCCCGATCGAGGATCAGGGCTACCTCCTGGTTGCCGTACAACTGCCCGACGGTGCTTCGCTGGATCGAACCCAGCGCGTCCTGACGCGGGTCAGCGAGATCACCGGCAAGTCGCCAGGCGTCGAGCAGGTGATCACGATCGCGGGCATCTCCGCGCTCGACAATTCCTCCAGCCTTGCCAATGCCGGCGTGGCCTATCTCATTCTCAAGGAGTGGAGCGCGCGCGGGCAGGGCGAGGATCTGCGGTCGCTGTTCGTCGGCTTGAACGAAAAACTGTCGGTCATTGACGAGGCGCGCATCCTGGTGGTGCCGCCGCCGCCGATCCAGGGCATCGGCAACGCGGCGGGCTTTGCGATGCAGGTGCAGCTCCGCGACGGCAACTCCGATTTCAGCAAGCTGCAGGCGATCACCGGGGCGATCGTCGCCAATGCCGGGACGCAGAGCGCGCTGCAGCGGGTCAGTTCGCCGTTCCGCTCGATGGTGCCGCAATTCGACGTCGAGGTGGACCGCGTCAAGGCCCAGACCATGCACGTCACGACCGACCAGGTGTTCTCGACGCTGTCGTCCTACATGGGCTCGAGCTACGTCAACCAGTTCAACAAGTTCGGTCGCACCTTCCAGGTCTATGCGCAGGGTGACGCGCAATTCCGCCTGACGCCACGCGATATCGAGCGGCTGACGGTGCGCAACAGCCAGGGCGACATGATCCCGCTCGGTGCGGTGGCGAAAATCACGCCGGCGGTCGGTCCGTCGCTGATCAGCCTGTATAACCTCTATCCGTCTGCCACCATCATCGGCCTGCCGGCCACCGGCTACAGCTCAGGCCAGTCGATGACCCTGATGGAGGAGATCGCCGCCAAGACGCTGCCGCAGGGCACCGGCTTCGAGTGGACGGCGATGTCGTATCAGGAGAAGGTGGTCGGCGGCCAGATCTACTGGGCGTTCGGCCTTGCCCTGCTGCTGGTCTACCTCGTGCTGGCCGGGCAATACGAAAGCTGGTACGCGCCGATCTCGGTGATCCTCGCGGTACCGTTGTCGCTACTGGGACCGATGCTGGTGCTGACCAGCCTGCGGATCGAGAACAACCTCTACACCCAGATCGGCATTATCCTGTTGATCGCGCTGTCGGCCAAGAACGCGATCCTGATCGTCGAGGTGGCGCTGGAACTGCACGTGCGCGACCGCAAGCCGCTGCTGGAGTCCGCGGTCAACGCGGCGCGCGCCCGCTTCCGCCCGATCCTGATGACATCGTTCGCCTTCATCCTCGGCGTCGTGCCGCTGGTGCTTGCCACCGGCGCCGGCGCCAATGCGCGGAAGTCGATCGGCATCACCGTGTTTTCGGGCATGCTGGCCTCGACCTGTCTCGCCGTGCTGTTCGTGCCGACGTTCTTCGTCGTGATCCAACGGTTCGAGAACTGGCTGAAGGAGCGGAAGGCGAAGAAGGCTGGCGGGCCGACGACGCAGCGAGCCGTTGCTGACACGGGGGCAGGATCCTGA